The DNA region ATTAGATCGCACGTTgtgggtatgtatctcgcaccaatcagattgcgccattagggtatgtatctcgcaccagTCATAAAACAGCAAGTTGCTATCTTACACCCAATCTTAGCCTTTGTGTATGGTTTTCTTGCAAATGAGGCATGGATCAAGGGGGCGTTGCGCAAAGAAGGACATGAACAAGAAATTTTGGAATCAGTTTGTTAAGTGTAATGGTTGGGTAATGAGTAGTAAATGGGGGCATTCGCGAGAGCCTCGTCGGTTTAAGGTCGGAAATTTATCGGGGATATGAAGGTCTTCTGCATTTGTTTTCGTTGTCTAAGTTTACGTTGAAACGTgtttttccgctcctttactCGCAACGCACACGCCCAAAACAACTACATTTCGACCAAGTACCCTGAAAATAACGTTCCCAAGCCCAAATAAGAACAGGCACAATCATTATACTAAGAGAACAGTTAGCAATTTTTGCTACAAAAGGACGTCGCGCTATCATGGGTCATGCCTTGAAAGCAACTAACGGCTGTTTATCACATACTCTAACCGCATTGTCTAACCCCGCTGAAAAATTTCCACATGGAACCAAATGCTACTGATATTGAATTTTACACAATTCTTCCAAGGTTAACTTTGTTTACGAATTAAAGTCGCTTTGAGTTACCTTGGACTTAACCGAATTgcgtgttaattccttgtaaaacaacctgcattttatcacgtatttcacacacagagggcaaagtccagatagacaacaaccaatcaaggagccctctttgaaatattatccttttctcttgttcaatgtGTCTTCACTTAatcgagatcgcaatatatctttggttagggtctATGAGAGGTACGACAGAGTTTCAGCTTTCttttcatgcaaaatttgagATAACCAACTGTAGAAGAATAAATTTGATTTCCTCTGTGTTGGAGGAACGGCAGTGAGTGTAGtccgttatttggtctcgtcacgcaacgcgttCTCTCTCAAACGGGAAATAGAAGGCGTTTtatgacgagaccaaacaacggctgcgaaggagacaatAGTAAGCGTGGCACCGATGTATTTCATTGTTACTTagaagtatttagacaatagTGGCAGTAGACCACAtgtgtgagttcagatataTTAAGTTTTTGTCTGTCTTAcgttttttgaaatttatgcTCTTTTCggtgacaaaaatgaaaacattaagtacAGAAActgtcccatctcaacccaTCCAGCCAAAATCTTTGTTTTATAGAAGTCTTGAAATTGACAAAATACAGCCTTGCAACAAAATAAAGGCAATTATGAAGCAACTAATGACACTCTCCAGATTCAATTAGTGACCTTCTTTGGTAGGTTTCTAATTTACCTACAGCATGCAAAAACATTACCACAGACAAACCAACTATTGAATGACAACCGATTCATCAAAATTAGGTTGGGGAGCAATATGCAATGGCCAAAGCGCCCAAGGCATGTAGTCTgctattaaaaaacaaaagtacatTAATGAACTCGAACTACTGTAAGTTTACTGTAATGTGTAAAATCTTTTCTGCCTCTATTTAATTGGAAGCATTTGTGCATATAAAGCGACAATACCACAACTGTGTGTTACCTAAATGCAGTGGGGGGAAATCTTCTCCATGTAACAACTTACCAAAAAGTGTGTGGATGTGCTGCCTGGAAAATGATATTTGGCTGATTGCATGCCATTTGCCTGGTGTCCTCAATGTGGAGGCAGATCAAGGTTTTAGACAGTTTTATGGGAGAACTGAGTGGCAGCTCCACCTGGGTATATTTTCCAAGAGTACTGACATTCTGGGTACTCCTAAGATTGATATGTTTGTGTGCAGGCTTGACAAACAACTTCCACAGTATGTCTCTTGGAAACCTGACCCTGGGGCTTGCCATGTAGGTgccttctctttttcttcgaATGGGAagtttctttatatttttcctcCTTGTTCTCTGCTCAGTAGATGTTTGCAGAAAGTGGGGAACGATCAGACTTTAGCACTGTTGGTAGTACGCCCAAAATTCAAGCTATGCAAGCTCGCTACTTTCATCTCTGTAAAGTGTAATTTCCTTACATGTACACTAGACCATTTAAGTGGCACGTTGTTGTTTCTTCATTTCCGATTTGCTTTGAAATCTCATGGAATCTCTCACCATGGTAACTTAGAAGAATTTCATATATTTGATTCAATTATTCAGTACTATGATTTGATATACTTTACCGTTTGTTCCTTTTTATAGgttaaagaaaaagaacgagCAATAGTTGCCGGGCGAGAACTTGAAGCTACACGGAAAGAACTGGAACACGCcagaagaagcaaagaaggAGCTAGAAGAGGTTTGAATTTGgataataatttaacttaacTTTGAAATATTCAGGGTATATTGTAAGGAAATCTGTCTCCTCGCAACAAattagagagttttagatccatGTTTGTTTGTGAATGCGTGTGACCGCAAACCGCCAAGAGTCACGTGACCAGACTCTAGCGGTCACGTTTGCCGTTTGAGGTACACGTTTGAACTTTGGACAAGGCACTTTCAGGTAGGTGAACTTCCTCGGCGCTTTTCTTCTGCGTGTTCGAAAGTTCTCACATATGTCCTGTAAATACATGTGAGATGgtgtgttatttcttttttctgaaaacCAAACTTTTAGCCGCATTTTGTGTTTGAGATGAAGGAACTCCATCCAGTCTGTAACTCAAGATGGCGGCATAGATGTTGATTTCCATGGCTTTTTGTCACTTTAGCCTGTACGTCACTCATTAATCGACAGGTGAATTTTTCACTAAGCAGATTGTGTTAAGTGTTACACTGAAGATAATTCCAACCTTTGCGCTGGGCTCAATTCTGATTGATTTCAATAACAGAAAATTCTCAAGAGGATGCTGATGAGAGGGAACAGCAACAAGATGAAAACGTGGAAGTTGGAATTAAAAAGAACAAGCTCGTTCAAGGACTGAGAAAAAGAATACGCGAACTAGAGGACAAATTAATGGAATCTGAACAGATTCAAGCGAATGAAGATATACCCCGTATTGCGGCAGAAACTACATGGGAACAGAAACCGCCAAGTGAAAATCAGGTTATCGAATCTGAAAAGTTTCATCAAGTGCTACATGAGAGAGAACTGTTGGAACAAGCGAAAAGTAGCCTCGAGCAGCAAATCAACAAGATAAATTCTGAACTTGAACTTCTAAGAAAACTCGTAAGTATGAGAAATATCGATAAAAAGGCGGAATGGGACATGATAAAGGAGAGAATGGATGAGATGTCGGCCGAACGCGACCAGGTAGAGAATGAGAAGAACCGACTGAGAGAAGAACTTGTAAGAATGGCTTCTGTCGCTAAGGGCATGCATAATGCAGAGGAACAGTTACGAGCTAATCCTGATGAAAGCGCTTACATACTGCAGGCGGAAAGTTTGAAGAAGGCAAACAACGTTCTGCAGAGTGAACTGCAAGAATTGATTCAGAAGGAAAAGGAATTGAGGGCAGCTAATGACAAGCTTTGGAAGGAAAAGGCACAGTTACTAACGGTATGTTCGAACTctctcaaaagaacgttttaacTCTTTGAAATAAGCAGCAGGAATTTTGCTCTCGAATGTTCGCTTAGTAAATGTGGTCAATTTTAGTTGCACTGCCCAGCCAGAGATTGTCATGTAAAAACTTCGGCCAGCAGAGGAACTAAAGGTTTGAAGTTTTGGGAATCAGCACTCCAAAGGTCATGAAGTCAACTCTTGAACGACACTTTTGTAGCACTGTCGCCGATctccttttctttgctttgtcTCACGCCCCTGAGGAAATGATTCTACCATCTTTTGACAGTTCCGATTTTATGTGTAGATAATACTCCTGCTTTATTTTTGATTTGAGTATGATTTAGGCTGGCCAAAATATTTATATCCTGTTTTAGGGGCGTGGTGCGTCCTTGTCATCTATGGATGGGAATTTCAATCAAGAAGTTGGTCGTCTGGTAACAGAGAACGTGGTaagtagaaaaaaaagtttttttttagcctgTTGCTCTAACTGGAATATTTGGTTGGTTTTGTCGTAGTTTTACCAAAAATAGCGCAGAGCTCTTATAAAAGCCCTTTTTACTATTCAGGAACTCCGTGAACAAGTTGAAAAACTGGAGGCAGAGCTGGAAGAGTACAAGAAAGGTGGAACAACAGCACTGACTCCATTCCGAGGAAGAGCACAGTCGTGGAGAGGTCAGACTAACAGCAGTTTTATTGCAAAGATGTCTTTGTCAGTTCTACTAAATTGGTTGGtaactgtttattttatagGTGAAGTGGAGCAGAAACGGAGAGCTCAAAGTTTCTTATCTGGTCAAGAACCAAAAGCTGAAAAGTTGGTAAGATCAGAAAAATCTCCTGAATGaatttttcatagttttcttcGGCCTGGGTAAATATTATTAGTAGCTTATTGGGAAGCCCAAAATAATTGCCCTTACAGCAGGGCTTGCAAGTATGTTGCCCAAGGTTCCAAAGTTGCCCAGCAGTTTTTTatctataaaatatttatttatttcatatccATAACACTGGATTAAATTACTTAATTGAATATTCTTTTTAcattatgtttttttaatttacttttggGCACAAACTGTGAAACGCACATggttatgtt from Pocillopora verrucosa isolate sample1 chromosome 1, ASM3666991v2, whole genome shotgun sequence includes:
- the LOC131784219 gene encoding unconventional myosin-Va-like, giving the protein MCCLENDIWLIACHLPGVLNVEADQGFRQFYGRTEWQLHLGIFSKSTDILGTPKIDMFVCRLDKQLPQYVSWKPDPGACHVKEKERAIVAGRELEATRKELEHARRSKEGARRENSQEDADEREQQQDENVEVGIKKNKLVQGLRKRIRELEDKLMESEQIQANEDIPRIAAETTWEQKPPSENQVIESEKFHQVLHERELLEQAKSSLEQQINKINSELELLRKLVSMRNIDKKAEWDMIKERMDEMSAERDQVENEKNRLREELVRMASVAKGMHNAEEQLRANPDESAYILQAESLKKANNVLQSELQELIQKEKELRAANDKLWKEKAQLLTGRGASLSSMDGNFNQEVGRLVTENVELREQVEKLEAELEEYKKGGTTALTPFRGRAQSWRGEVEQKRRAQSFLSGQEPKAEKLFMRHTGLLRKSSHAHMEGDLLPPLPQLRQHKIRGMIEFSGEDEEKVIKFLITDMNPKSMAEAIPGLPAHILFMCIRHCDHVNDDRRMQSLLTNSINSIRKVVKKNPNDLDILAFWLANTSRLLHDMKQYSGDKAFQVQNTPEQNEHCLKNFDLTEYRQVLSDLAIHVYQDLVKCIWEAIQHMIVPGMLEYDSIPGVSSSKLFGGRSKTHADITVKSVTKMLSNSLAILNAQCVDPEIIIQVFRQLFYCIGANMMNNLLLRNDLCHWLRGMHIRFNLSQLEDWVRLNQLEGRGIVEALENVTQATQLLQVNKKTLEDVDAICEVCSSLSTLQVQKILSMYTPANEYEARVPSSVIRAVVECRHNNTDPMYLMTDTAYSYPFTLPFTPSAVSLETLTIPDHLNLDFLKVV